In one window of Notolabrus celidotus isolate fNotCel1 chromosome 15, fNotCel1.pri, whole genome shotgun sequence DNA:
- the LOC117826210 gene encoding frizzled-8-like: MEKSIPGWCCVLLTLVLHGTSCMAAKELQCQEISVPLCKGIGYNYTYMPNQFNHDTQDEAGLEVHQFWPLVEIKCSDDLRFFLCSMYTPICLEDYKKPLPPCRSVCERAKAGCAPLMRQYGFPWPDRMRCDLLPEQGNQDTLCMDYNRSQTTTASPVVAKPTNRPLKPYNPRKKSNIGRGIPGKHKPATSPCEPGCFCRAPMVPMTSDGHPLHNRVKTGQILNCAMPCHNPYFTQEERTFTAFWIGLWSVLCFISTFATVATFLIDMERFKYPERPIIFLSACYMFVSIGYIVRLVAGHEEVACNRENGADHIHYETTGPALCTIVFLLIYFFGMASSIWWVILSLTWFLAAGMKWGNEAIASYAQYFHLAAWLIPSLKSIAVLALSSVDGDSVAGICYVGNQNLDNLRGFVLAPLVIYLFIGTMFLLAGFVSLFRIRSVIKQGGTKTDKLERLMIRIGVFTVLYTVPATVIVACYFYEQHNRQTWEITHNCTCMSDPNRQRPDYAVFMLKYFMCLLVGITSGAWIWSGKTLDSWRTFCTRCCWGSKASAGSMYSDVSTGLTWRSGTASSVSCPKQMPLSRV; the protein is encoded by the coding sequence ATGGAGAAGAGCATCCCGGGATGGTGCTGCGTGCTGTTGACTCTCGTCCTGCACGGAACGAGCTGCATGGCTGCTAAAGAGCTCCAGTGCCAGGAGATCTCCGTGCCTCTGTGCAAGGGAATCGGCTACAATTACACCTACATGCCCAACCAGTTTAACCACGACACGCAGGACGAAGCCGGCTTGGAGGTGCACCAGTTCTGGCCACTGGTAGAGATCAAGTGCTCCGATGACCTGCGCTTTTTCCTCTGCAGCATGTACACTCCAATCTGCCTGGAGGACTACAAGAAGCCTCTTCCTCCCTGCAGGAGCGTGTGTGAGCGGGCTAAAGCTGGCTGCGCTCCGCTCATGAGGCAGTACGGCTTCCCCTGGCCGGACCGGATGAGGTGCGACCTGCTGCCCGAGCAAGGCAACCAGGACACGCTGTGCATGGACTACAACCGGAGCCAGACAACAACTGCGTCTCCTGTGGTGGCAAAGCCGACCAACCGCCCCCTGAAGCCCTACAACCCCAGGAAGAAAAGCAACATCGGCCGGGGGATCCCCGGGAAACACAAACCAGCCACATCTCCATGTGAGCCGGGATGCTTCTGCCGCGCGCCCATGGTGCCGATGACCAGTGACGGCCACCCGCTGCACAACCGCGTCAAGACGGGACAGATCCTGAACTGCGCCATGCCATGTCACAATCCGTACTTTACCCAGGAAGAGAGGACTTTTACCGCCTTCTGGATCGGCCTCTGGTCCGTCCTGTGTTTCATCTCCACTTTTGCAACTGTGGCGACTTTTTTAATCGACATGGAGAGGTTTAAGTACCCAGAGCGCCCCATCATCTTCCTCTCCGCATGCTACATGTTTGTGTCCATAGGATACATTGTCAGACTGGTTGCCGGACACGAGGAAGTGGCATGCAACAGGGAAAACGGCGCAGATCACATCCACTATGAAACCACAGGTCCTGCGCTCTGCACCATCGTCTTCCTGCTGATTTACTTCTTCGGCATGGCCAGCTCGATCTGGTGGGtgattctctccctcacctgGTTTCTCGCTGCAGGTATGAAATGGGGGAATGAGGCCATCGCCAGTTACGCACAGTACTTTCATTTAGCAGCCTGGCTAATCCCCAGCTTGAAATCTATCGCAGTTTTGGCGTTAAGCTCTGTGGACGGAGACTCTGTTGCTGGTATTTGCTACGTTGGCAACCAGAACTTGGATAACCTGCGCGGTTTTGTGTTGGCACCGCTTGTTATCTACCTGTTCATCGGCACCATGTTCCTCCTGGCCGggtttgtgtctttgttccgGATCAGGAGTGTCATCAAGCAAGGTGGCACCAAGACTGACAAGCTTGAGCGGCTCATGATCCGGATAGGAGTTTTCACAGTTTTGTACACCGTCCCAGCAACTGTCATAGTAGCGTGTTACTTTTACGAGCAGCACAACAGACAGACGTGGGAAATTACGCACAACTGCACGTGCATGAGTGACCCGAACAGACAGCGACCGGACTATGCTGTGTTCATGTTGAAATACTTTATGTGCCTCCTGGTGGGTATCACCTCAGGAGCCTGGATCTGGTCAGGGAAAACCCTGGACTCCTGGAGGACTTTCTGCACGCGCTGCTGCTGGGGGAGTAAAGCCTCAGCGGGCTCTATGTACAGTGACGTGAGCACGGGACTCACTTGGAGGTCCGGGACAGCCAGCTCCGTGTCCTGCCCTAAACAGATGCCACTGTCCCGGGTTTGA